The Sphingosinicella humi genome has a window encoding:
- a CDS encoding ATP-binding protein has product MNWRTLLTRSRQRGTGSLWRRMIVVATVWIAVLLSGGGFALDRVLASAITRNFDAQLEYVLTALIASAEIGPDGEVFLNRAPADQRFLEPYSGLYFQISGETSDPESWFPSRSLWDRRLEVGRAHNDFQIHTYDSEQFTTETLRVLERDVQLPGSPVRWRFQVAQSRDGLDEQIGVLRRTMVRSFGVLGLGLIVLAALQAFYGLWPLRRMRKAIAAIRSGDKSRIEERFPQEIAPMTEELNDLLAHNEVQAEEARRHAGNLAHALKTPLTVVTNAATAHSPDLAETVIREAKTMRRQVDHHLARARAIGRRSSAQARAEVWPSLEAVQRAVDRLYEGVTIDLVGDKAAIVRVERQDLDEMLGNLIENAAKYGGGRVFVTVKTAPECVEIEVENDGPGIPAAERESIFDRGARLDVEKPGTGLGLAIVRDVATIYGGSIALEESEDLGGLLARLKLPLSG; this is encoded by the coding sequence ATGAACTGGCGCACTCTTTTGACCCGATCCCGCCAGCGCGGCACCGGATCGCTCTGGCGGCGGATGATCGTCGTGGCCACGGTGTGGATCGCCGTGCTCCTGAGCGGCGGCGGCTTCGCCCTCGATCGAGTGCTGGCCAGTGCCATCACCCGCAATTTCGACGCCCAGCTCGAATATGTGCTGACCGCGCTGATCGCCTCGGCGGAGATCGGGCCGGACGGCGAGGTCTTTCTCAACCGCGCGCCCGCCGACCAGCGATTCCTGGAGCCCTATTCGGGCCTCTATTTCCAGATCAGCGGCGAGACGTCCGATCCCGAATCCTGGTTTCCCTCCCGCTCGCTCTGGGACCGGCGCCTGGAAGTGGGCCGGGCCCATAACGACTTCCAGATCCACACCTACGACAGCGAGCAGTTCACCACCGAGACGCTCCGCGTCCTCGAACGCGACGTGCAGCTGCCGGGATCGCCGGTCCGCTGGCGCTTCCAGGTGGCTCAGAGCCGCGACGGGCTGGACGAACAGATCGGCGTGCTTCGCCGCACCATGGTGCGCTCCTTCGGAGTCCTCGGGCTCGGCTTGATCGTCCTGGCGGCGCTCCAGGCCTTTTACGGACTCTGGCCGCTCCGCCGCATGCGCAAGGCGATCGCCGCCATCCGCTCGGGGGACAAGTCCCGGATCGAGGAGCGCTTCCCCCAGGAAATCGCACCGATGACCGAGGAGCTGAACGACCTCCTCGCCCACAACGAGGTGCAGGCGGAAGAGGCGCGGCGTCACGCCGGCAACCTCGCCCATGCGCTGAAGACCCCGCTCACCGTCGTCACCAACGCCGCCACCGCGCACAGCCCCGACCTCGCCGAGACCGTCATCCGCGAGGCCAAGACGATGCGGCGCCAGGTCGACCATCATCTCGCCCGTGCCCGCGCCATCGGCCGCCGATCCAGCGCACAGGCCCGCGCCGAGGTGTGGCCCTCGCTGGAGGCGGTCCAGCGCGCGGTCGACCGGCTTTACGAGGGCGTCACCATCGACCTTGTCGGCGACAAGGCGGCCATCGTTCGAGTCGAACGCCAGGACCTGGACGAGATGCTCGGCAATCTCATCGAAAACGCGGCCAAATATGGCGGCGGCCGGGTTTTCGTGACGGTGAAGACCGCTCCGGAATGCGTCGAAATCGAAGTGGAGAATGACGGCCCCGGCATCCCGGCCGCCGAGCGCGAAAGCATCTTCGACCGCGGCGCCCGTCTCGACGTCGAAAAGCCCGGCACCGGCCTCGGCCTCGCCATCGTGCGCGACGTGGCCACAATCTACGGCGGATCGATTGCGCTCGAGGAAAGCGAGGATCTCGGCGGCCTTCTCGCACGACTCAAGCTACCGCTCTCCGGCTGA
- a CDS encoding polyprenyl synthetase family protein encodes MSATIHHLGGTGRAPSLDAMFQLVAADLNHVNSVILERMQSEVALIPELAGHLIAGGGKRMRPMLTLACARLLDYGGTRHHKLAAAVEFIHTATLLHDDVVDMSGLRRGRRTANIIWGNPASVLVGDFLFSRSFELMVEDGSLKALRVLSRASAIIAEGEVNQLTAQRRIETSEDQYLDIITAKTAALFAAACQIAAVVAERDESVEQALDAYGRNLGIAFQLIDDAIDYASDAETMGKGVGDDFRDGKVTLPVILAVARGSDEERGFWRDAMEGRRSSDDDLAHATRLLRAHNAIDDTIERARHYGQRAIDALGPFPAGKAKSALVEAVEFAISRAY; translated from the coding sequence ATGAGCGCCACCATTCACCATTTGGGCGGCACGGGCCGCGCCCCTTCGCTCGACGCGATGTTCCAGCTCGTCGCGGCCGACCTCAACCATGTGAACAGCGTCATCCTCGAACGGATGCAGAGCGAGGTGGCGCTGATCCCGGAGCTCGCCGGCCATCTCATCGCCGGCGGCGGCAAGCGGATGCGGCCGATGCTCACCCTCGCCTGCGCGCGCCTGCTCGACTATGGCGGTACCCGCCACCATAAGCTCGCCGCCGCGGTCGAGTTCATCCACACCGCCACCCTGCTTCACGACGACGTCGTCGACATGTCGGGCCTTCGCCGCGGCCGGCGCACCGCCAACATCATCTGGGGCAATCCGGCGAGCGTGCTGGTCGGCGATTTCCTCTTCTCCCGCTCCTTCGAGCTGATGGTCGAGGACGGCAGCCTGAAGGCGCTCCGCGTCCTCTCCCGTGCCTCGGCGATCATCGCCGAGGGTGAGGTCAACCAGCTGACCGCCCAGCGCCGGATTGAAACCAGCGAGGACCAGTATCTCGACATCATCACCGCCAAGACGGCGGCCCTCTTCGCCGCCGCCTGCCAGATCGCCGCGGTCGTCGCCGAGCGCGACGAATCGGTCGAGCAGGCGCTCGACGCCTATGGCCGCAACCTTGGCATCGCTTTCCAGCTGATCGACGATGCCATCGACTATGCTTCGGACGCCGAGACGATGGGCAAGGGCGTCGGCGACGACTTCCGCGATGGCAAGGTCACGCTCCCCGTCATCCTCGCCGTCGCCCGCGGCAGCGACGAGGAACGCGGCTTCTGGCGCGACGCGATGGAAGGCCGCCGCAGCTCGGACGACGACCTCGCCCACGCCACCCGCCTTCTCCGCGCCCACAACGCCATCGACGACACGATCGAGCGCGCCCGCCACTACGGCCAGCGCGCCATCGACGCGCTGGGCCCATTCCCCGCCGGAAAGGCCAAGTCGGCGCTCGTCGAAGCCGTCGAATTCGCCATTTCCCGCGCCTATTGA
- a CDS encoding EAL domain-containing protein: MSTAEALLLLKAFEESCNGWFWSTDEGGHVTYLSGSMCDLLGGGPEAFLGYEFTRLFIHVDEDSSGRRTLPFLLSKHSPFERLTVRAAVADNERCWSLSGRPQFDESGRFLGYRGSAVDVTEHRKSSEHASLLAQYDALTGLPNRRRMAEVLETNLRIARHQNTSCAIMLIDLDRFKQVNDTLGHPAGDQLLKQVAERVVRIVGHQESVFRLGGDEFQVVLRNNDNRGILGDLATDIIRSISQPYLIEGSRCIIGASIGIAVAPLDGDSKDELIRNADLALYASKGAGRGRFRFFSSELLKDAEDKRTLEEDLREALARGEMSVEYQPIVNARTNRMTGVEALVRWRHPVRGDVSPALFIPIAEEAGIIAQIGEWVLRKACADAAGWPRKLRVAVNVSPIQFSSERFPATVVNALAHSGLAPNQLELEITEGVFLSQSADTDTIFSALKELGVRLALDDFGTGYSSLGYLQSAPFDKIKIDQSFVRAATLPDSRNSAIIAAIVALAEALDMETTAEGIEYMDQLNLIRELRVSHAQGWIYSRALSSADLSEKLETGDWVIEPSGPARQRSARQSVYRRVGVIHDGRYEQAIIQNLSESGALIVGAIALNPDTLLVVDFGDGQLAFARVIRSDGRKHGVAFEQHLVDDGNGGLCTSHRVSPYLLSTMGLPTPSNPVVEDEGVSPTPLEKLAERLGLTLAPRRSLQHSSGSDGSGAGAYGDTATTIRDLSARYLDMFEGDEHSRERAKRDLRNHVLPRFGQLRLDEVSEADLFAWLAAKVEVEACPAGTDDRLHALLNQIWNLAVKLGLPGAESNPLERHSMGEWRAARHEALTAESALKLLEAAQSSSNRELKFILAMMMITGVRPGELLKAEWDHIDVEERHWTLPEIEAGRSRQAQLGDGAIRLLAALPRPAGSRYLVSNPRTGQPYRSIQGSWEAVKVKAGLPHVELDDLRYCAIEANEILARLRLSAEEAL, translated from the coding sequence ATGTCGACGGCCGAAGCTTTGCTTCTCCTGAAGGCATTCGAAGAGTCCTGCAACGGATGGTTCTGGTCGACGGACGAGGGCGGACATGTGACGTACCTCAGCGGGAGCATGTGTGACCTGCTGGGGGGAGGGCCCGAAGCTTTCCTCGGCTACGAATTCACGCGGCTTTTCATCCATGTCGACGAAGATAGCAGCGGCCGACGCACGCTTCCCTTTTTGCTGTCAAAGCATTCGCCGTTCGAGCGCCTGACCGTCAGGGCGGCCGTCGCAGACAATGAGCGCTGCTGGTCCCTGTCTGGACGACCGCAGTTCGACGAGAGCGGCCGTTTCCTGGGCTATCGCGGCAGCGCCGTCGACGTGACGGAGCATCGCAAATCGTCCGAGCATGCATCGCTACTGGCGCAATATGACGCGCTGACCGGATTGCCGAACCGGCGGCGGATGGCGGAGGTGCTGGAGACGAACCTGCGCATCGCGCGGCATCAGAACACGTCCTGCGCCATCATGCTCATCGACCTGGACCGCTTCAAGCAGGTCAACGACACGCTCGGTCATCCCGCCGGAGATCAGCTGCTCAAGCAGGTGGCCGAGCGAGTGGTCAGGATCGTGGGGCATCAGGAATCGGTCTTCCGCCTGGGCGGCGACGAGTTTCAGGTCGTCCTGCGAAACAACGACAATCGCGGCATATTGGGCGATCTCGCGACCGATATCATCCGGTCGATTTCCCAGCCTTATCTGATCGAAGGAAGCCGCTGCATCATCGGTGCCTCGATCGGAATCGCGGTGGCTCCGCTGGATGGAGACAGCAAGGACGAACTGATCAGAAATGCCGACCTTGCTCTTTACGCCTCCAAGGGCGCCGGACGGGGACGGTTTCGCTTCTTTTCCAGTGAACTGCTGAAGGACGCAGAGGACAAGCGAACTCTCGAGGAGGATTTGCGTGAGGCCTTGGCGCGCGGCGAAATGAGCGTCGAGTATCAGCCGATCGTCAATGCCAGAACCAACCGCATGACCGGCGTCGAAGCGCTCGTCAGATGGCGACATCCGGTGCGCGGCGACGTGTCTCCGGCCCTCTTCATTCCCATTGCCGAGGAAGCCGGGATCATCGCGCAGATCGGCGAATGGGTGTTGCGCAAGGCCTGCGCGGATGCCGCCGGCTGGCCGCGCAAGCTCCGGGTCGCCGTGAACGTGTCGCCGATCCAATTTTCGAGCGAGAGGTTTCCAGCGACCGTCGTGAATGCCCTCGCGCATTCAGGCCTGGCACCCAATCAGCTCGAGCTGGAGATCACCGAGGGCGTCTTCCTCAGCCAGTCGGCCGACACGGACACGATCTTCTCGGCGCTGAAGGAGCTCGGCGTGCGATTGGCGCTCGACGACTTCGGAACAGGCTATTCGTCCCTCGGCTACCTCCAGAGCGCGCCGTTCGACAAGATTAAGATCGACCAATCCTTCGTCAGGGCCGCGACGCTGCCGGACTCCCGGAACAGCGCGATCATCGCGGCCATTGTCGCGCTCGCCGAGGCGCTCGACATGGAAACGACGGCGGAGGGCATCGAATATATGGATCAGTTGAACCTGATCCGGGAATTGAGGGTCAGCCACGCCCAAGGCTGGATCTACAGCCGGGCCCTGAGCTCCGCCGATCTGAGCGAGAAGCTCGAAACCGGTGATTGGGTTATCGAGCCTTCCGGGCCCGCCAGACAGCGAAGCGCGCGGCAATCGGTCTATCGGCGGGTCGGCGTCATCCACGACGGCCGTTATGAACAGGCCATCATTCAAAACCTGTCCGAGTCCGGTGCGCTCATCGTGGGTGCGATCGCGCTCAATCCGGACACCCTGCTCGTCGTGGATTTCGGCGACGGCCAACTCGCCTTCGCACGCGTGATCCGTTCGGATGGACGCAAGCACGGGGTCGCGTTCGAGCAGCATCTCGTCGACGACGGCAATGGCGGGCTGTGCACGAGCCATCGCGTGTCGCCCTATCTGCTAAGCACGATGGGCCTGCCCACACCCTCAAATCCGGTCGTGGAGGACGAGGGCGTCAGCCCGACACCGCTGGAAAAGCTTGCCGAGCGTCTCGGGCTTACTCTTGCGCCGCGCCGGTCGCTGCAGCACTCGTCCGGTTCGGACGGCAGCGGAGCAGGCGCCTATGGTGATACGGCGACGACCATCCGCGACTTGTCGGCGCGGTATCTGGACATGTTCGAAGGGGATGAGCACAGTCGCGAACGCGCCAAGCGCGACTTGCGGAACCACGTGCTGCCGCGCTTCGGCCAGTTGCGCCTCGATGAGGTCTCGGAAGCGGATCTATTCGCCTGGCTTGCCGCGAAGGTCGAGGTCGAGGCCTGTCCGGCGGGCACGGACGACCGGCTCCACGCGCTCCTGAACCAGATATGGAATCTTGCCGTGAAGCTCGGCCTGCCCGGCGCGGAGTCTAACCCGCTCGAGAGGCACAGCATGGGCGAATGGCGGGCGGCTCGACATGAGGCGCTGACGGCGGAGAGCGCCCTGAAGCTTCTTGAGGCGGCCCAGTCCAGTTCGAACCGGGAACTCAAGTTCATCCTCGCCATGATGATGATCACCGGTGTCCGCCCGGGAGAATTGCTGAAGGCCGAATGGGATCACATCGACGTCGAAGAGCGTCACTGGACGCTTCCAGAGATCGAGGCCGGAAGGTCGCGCCAGGCGCAGCTGGGCGACGGTGCGATCAGATTGCTGGCGGCCCTGCCGAGGCCGGCGGGTTCTCGGTATCTCGTGTCCAACCCCCGCACCGGGCAGCCCTATCGGTCGATCCAGGGCAGCTGGGAAGCGGTGAAGGTCAAAGCCGGCCTGCCGCACGTCGAGCTGGACGATCTGAGATACTGCGCCATCGAGGCGAATGAGATACTCGCCCGGCTCAGACTATCCGCGGAAGAGGCTCTCTGA
- the hrpB gene encoding ATP-dependent helicase HrpB — MLSLPINLVLPDLLAALRRGSNAVLVAPPGAGKTTAVAPALLDQPWCTGEILLLSPRRLAARAAAERMAELAGERPGETIGYATRLDSKRSAKTRILVLTEGIFRNRIQADPELAGVSAVLFDEVHERSLDSDFGLALALDAQAALRPDLRLLAMSATLDGARFAALMGDAPVIESEGRSHPIDLRYLGRSPEKRIEDEMAGTIRRALGEAEGSLLAFLPGVAEIERTAERLDRLPSNVELHRLHGSLDPRDQRAAIVAAPTGHRKVVLATSIAETSLTLDGVRIVVDSGLARRPRYDRGAGITRLVTERASQAAVTQRAGRAGRQGPGTVYRLWEEAATAALPRFDPPEILEADLSALLLDCALWGVSDPRDLKWIDPPPTAAIDEARKRLRSLGALDEGGRPTPHGKAVAALPLPPRLAHMMLEADARGWGETAAEVAVLLSERGLGGNNDTDLELRLRRWRGDRGKRAEAARGLAKRWLQITRSSRAKSKGAGTDSEKHPSTAFGTNDVGPCVALAFPDRLSKRRSAEGTDWLSAGGRGFRLDPASPLAREQWLAVAEVGGAASGARILSAAPIDEADIEALFGDRIETGAQVRFDPATGGVQATHGRHLGAIRLSGGQDSRADPEAIAAALVEGVRQHGLDRLPWSEAARSLRRRAAFATAHDPALPDLSDVALLASLDEWLPLIVAGKRRLGEIDPAALTGVLDARLGWEGRKAVDRFAPHAFTTPAGSSHAIDYEAEGGPTVTVRVQALFGLAEHPAIANGKVPLVLSLTSPAGRPIQTTPDLPGFWKGSWSSVAKEMRGRYPKHPWPDDPAAADPTLRTKRASGR, encoded by the coding sequence GTGCTGAGCCTGCCGATCAATCTCGTTCTACCTGACTTGCTGGCCGCCCTCCGGCGCGGATCGAACGCCGTGCTCGTCGCGCCGCCTGGGGCGGGCAAGACGACGGCCGTCGCGCCGGCGCTGCTCGATCAGCCCTGGTGCACGGGCGAGATCCTGCTCCTTTCCCCGCGCCGCCTCGCCGCGCGGGCCGCGGCCGAGCGCATGGCGGAGCTGGCGGGGGAGAGGCCGGGCGAGACGATCGGCTATGCGACCCGGCTCGACAGCAAGCGCTCGGCCAAGACCCGTATCCTCGTCCTCACCGAAGGCATATTCCGCAATCGGATCCAGGCGGATCCGGAGCTTGCCGGCGTCTCCGCCGTGCTGTTCGACGAGGTCCACGAGCGCAGCCTGGACAGCGATTTCGGCCTCGCCCTCGCCCTCGACGCGCAGGCGGCGCTGAGGCCGGACCTCCGCCTGCTCGCCATGTCGGCGACGCTCGACGGCGCCCGATTCGCGGCGCTCATGGGCGACGCACCGGTGATCGAGAGTGAAGGCCGCAGCCATCCCATCGACCTTCGTTATCTTGGCCGTTCGCCGGAGAAGCGGATCGAGGATGAGATGGCGGGCACCATCCGCCGCGCGCTGGGGGAGGCGGAGGGGAGCCTGCTCGCCTTCCTGCCCGGCGTCGCCGAGATCGAGCGGACGGCGGAGCGGCTGGATCGCCTCCCCTCCAACGTCGAGTTGCATCGCCTGCACGGCTCCCTCGACCCGAGGGACCAGCGTGCCGCCATCGTCGCCGCACCGACGGGCCATCGCAAGGTCGTCCTCGCCACCTCCATCGCCGAGACCAGCCTCACCCTCGATGGCGTCCGCATCGTCGTCGACAGCGGCCTCGCCCGCCGTCCCCGCTACGACCGCGGCGCCGGCATCACTCGGCTGGTCACCGAGCGCGCCAGCCAGGCCGCTGTCACCCAGCGCGCCGGCCGCGCGGGACGGCAAGGCCCCGGCACCGTCTACCGCCTGTGGGAAGAAGCCGCGACCGCCGCCCTCCCCCGCTTCGATCCGCCCGAGATATTGGAAGCGGACCTCTCGGCCCTTCTCCTCGACTGCGCGCTCTGGGGCGTCTCCGATCCGCGCGACTTGAAATGGATCGACCCGCCCCCCACCGCCGCCATCGACGAAGCCCGCAAACGCCTACGGTCGCTCGGCGCCCTTGACGAGGGTGGCCGCCCGACCCCGCACGGCAAGGCCGTCGCCGCTCTGCCCCTCCCCCCGCGCCTCGCTCACATGATGTTGGAGGCCGACGCCCGCGGCTGGGGCGAGACGGCGGCGGAGGTGGCGGTGCTTTTGTCGGAACGCGGTCTTGGCGGCAATAATGACACGGACCTGGAGCTCAGGCTGCGACGCTGGCGCGGCGACCGCGGCAAGCGCGCGGAAGCGGCACGAGGGTTGGCCAAGAGATGGCTGCAAATCACTCGTTCGTCCCGAGCGAAGTCGAAGGGCGCTGGCACGGACTCAGAGAAACACCCCTCGACTGCGTTCGGGACGAACGACGTAGGTCCATGTGTCGCCCTCGCCTTTCCCGACCGCTTGTCAAAACGCCGCAGCGCTGAAGGCACCGACTGGCTCTCCGCCGGCGGCCGCGGCTTCCGGCTCGATCCCGCCTCCCCACTCGCCCGCGAACAATGGCTTGCGGTCGCCGAGGTCGGAGGCGCGGCGTCGGGCGCCCGCATCCTCTCGGCCGCGCCCATCGACGAGGCAGACATCGAAGCGCTCTTCGGGGACCGCATCGAGACCGGCGCACAGGTCCGCTTCGATCCCGCGACAGGGGGCGTCCAGGCGACCCACGGCCGCCATCTCGGCGCGATCCGACTCTCCGGCGGCCAGGACAGTCGCGCCGACCCCGAGGCCATCGCCGCGGCGCTGGTCGAGGGCGTCCGCCAGCACGGCCTCGACCGCCTCCCCTGGAGCGAAGCAGCCCGATCGCTCCGCCGGCGCGCCGCGTTCGCGACAGCGCACGACCCGGCGCTCCCCGACCTTTCCGATGTCGCGCTCCTCGCCTCGCTCGACGAGTGGCTGCCGCTGATCGTCGCCGGCAAGCGCCGCCTCGGCGAGATCGACCCCGCCGCTCTCACCGGAGTCCTCGATGCCCGACTTGGATGGGAGGGCCGCAAGGCGGTCGACCGGTTCGCGCCGCACGCCTTCACCACCCCGGCCGGCAGCAGCCACGCCATCGACTATGAGGCGGAGGGCGGCCCTACCGTCACCGTGCGGGTGCAGGCGCTGTTCGGCCTTGCCGAGCACCCCGCCATCGCCAATGGCAAGGTCCCACTCGTCCTCAGCCTCACCTCCCCCGCCGGCCGGCCGATCCAGACGACTCCCGACCTGCCCGGCTTCTGGAAAGGAAGCTGGAGTTCCGTCGCCAAGGAAATGCGGGGGCGCTATCCCAAGCACCCCTGGCCCGACGACCCTGCCGCCGCCGATCCGACGCTCCGCACCAAAAGGGCGAGCGGGCGCTGA
- a CDS encoding fumarate hydratase, which translates to MTTIIREADLIESVADALQYISYYHPMDYIRALGEAYKAEESPAAKDAIAQILTNSRMCAEGHRPICQDTGIVTVFVKWGQDCRLESSKSLQEVIDEGVRRAYRNPENPLRASILADPAFGRVNTKDNTPSVMHVEMVPGATVSIDVAAKGGGSENKTKFKMLNPSDSIVDWVLEMVPQMGAGWCPPGMLGIGIGGTAEKAMLLAKESLMGAIDMAQLKARGPQNKIEELRIELFDKVNALGIGAQGLGGLSTILDVKILDWPTHAASKPVAMIPNCAATRHAHFTLDGSGPAYLETPNLADWPDVNWTPSKEAIRVDLDALTPEIVQSWKHGDRLLLNGKMLTGRDAAHKRIKDMLDRGEELPVEFRGRVIYYVGPVDPVGEEVVGPAGPTTATRMDKFTRMMLEQGLLAMVGKAERGPMAIDAIREHKSAYLMAVGGAAYLVARAIKGSKVVGFEDLGMEAIYEFEVQDMPVTVAVDAAGESVHHLAPLVWREKIAKMRALEEA; encoded by the coding sequence TTGACCACCATCATTCGCGAGGCGGACCTCATCGAGAGCGTCGCCGATGCCCTTCAGTACATCTCCTATTACCACCCGATGGATTATATCCGGGCGCTTGGGGAGGCTTATAAGGCGGAGGAGAGCCCCGCAGCGAAGGACGCGATCGCGCAGATCCTGACCAACAGCCGCATGTGCGCCGAAGGGCACCGACCGATCTGCCAGGACACGGGCATCGTCACCGTCTTCGTGAAATGGGGGCAGGATTGCCGGCTGGAGTCGAGCAAGAGCCTCCAGGAAGTAATCGACGAGGGGGTGCGTCGCGCCTATCGCAACCCCGAAAATCCGCTCCGCGCCTCGATCCTCGCCGACCCCGCCTTCGGCCGCGTGAACACGAAGGACAACACGCCCTCGGTGATGCATGTCGAGATGGTGCCGGGCGCGACGGTTTCGATCGACGTCGCGGCCAAGGGCGGCGGCTCGGAGAACAAGACCAAGTTCAAGATGCTGAACCCGTCGGATTCGATCGTCGACTGGGTGCTGGAGATGGTGCCGCAGATGGGCGCCGGCTGGTGCCCGCCCGGCATGCTGGGCATCGGCATTGGCGGCACCGCCGAAAAGGCGATGCTGCTCGCCAAGGAAAGCCTGATGGGCGCGATCGACATGGCGCAACTCAAGGCACGCGGTCCCCAGAACAAGATCGAGGAGCTTCGCATCGAGCTGTTCGACAAGGTGAACGCGCTCGGCATCGGCGCGCAGGGGCTGGGCGGGCTTTCGACCATCCTCGACGTCAAGATCTTGGATTGGCCGACCCATGCGGCCTCGAAGCCGGTGGCGATGATCCCCAATTGCGCGGCGACCCGCCATGCGCACTTCACGCTCGACGGATCGGGCCCGGCCTATCTCGAGACGCCGAACCTCGCCGACTGGCCGGACGTCAACTGGACCCCGTCCAAGGAGGCGATCCGCGTCGATCTCGACGCGCTGACGCCCGAGATCGTCCAGAGCTGGAAGCATGGCGACCGGCTGCTCCTGAACGGCAAGATGCTGACCGGCCGCGACGCCGCCCACAAGCGCATCAAGGACATGCTCGACCGCGGCGAGGAGCTGCCCGTCGAGTTCCGCGGACGCGTTATCTACTATGTCGGCCCGGTCGACCCGGTCGGCGAGGAGGTGGTCGGCCCTGCCGGCCCCACGACCGCGACGCGCATGGACAAGTTCACCCGCATGATGCTGGAGCAGGGCCTGCTCGCCATGGTCGGCAAGGCCGAGCGCGGGCCGATGGCGATCGATGCGATCCGCGAGCACAAGAGCGCCTATCTGATGGCGGTCGGCGGAGCGGCCTATCTCGTCGCCCGCGCGATCAAGGGCTCGAAGGTCGTCGGCTTCGAGGATCTCGGCATGGAGGCGATCTACGAGTTCGAGGTTCAGGACATGCCGGTGACGGTGGCCGTCGACGCTGCCGGCGAGAGCGTCCACCACCTAGCCCCGCTGGTGTGGCGGGAGAAGATCGCGAAGATGAGAGCGCTGGAAGAAGCCTGA
- a CDS encoding PepSY domain-containing protein: MIKRLPLLLAVAVLGITSVAPAADARPGRDREQDAAYKARQQGRIMPLRSIESRVMPRMRGAEYLGPELDAGSGTYRLKFMRGGRVIWVDVDARTGDVIGRSGD, encoded by the coding sequence ATGATCAAGCGCCTTCCTCTCCTGTTGGCCGTTGCCGTACTCGGCATCACGTCCGTCGCGCCCGCGGCCGACGCACGCCCGGGCCGCGACCGCGAACAGGACGCCGCCTACAAGGCGCGACAGCAGGGCCGGATCATGCCCTTGAGGAGCATCGAATCGCGAGTCATGCCGCGCATGCGGGGCGCCGAATATCTGGGTCCCGAACTCGACGCCGGCTCCGGCACCTATCGCCTGAAGTTCATGCGCGGCGGCCGCGTCATCTGGGTAGACGTCGATGCTCGCACCGGCGACGTTATCGGCCGCTCGGGCGATTAA
- a CDS encoding response regulator transcription factor yields MRVLIVEDEPNLGRQLRATLEGAGYAVDLATDGEDGHFLGSTESYDAIILDLGLPEIDGLTVLDRWRKEGIKIPVLVLTARDSWSDKVAGLDAGADDYLAKPFQTEELIARLRALIRRASGNVSSELTAGDVRLDTRSGKVTLAGEPVKLTAQEYKLLSYLMHHKGKVISRTELIEHIYDQDFDRDSNTIEVFVTRIRKKLGPDVITTIRGLGYSLEDPNG; encoded by the coding sequence ATGCGGGTTCTCATCGTCGAGGACGAACCTAATCTGGGGCGGCAGCTCCGCGCGACGCTCGAAGGGGCGGGTTATGCCGTCGACCTAGCCACCGACGGCGAGGATGGGCATTTCCTCGGCTCGACCGAAAGTTATGACGCGATCATCCTGGACCTTGGCCTGCCCGAGATCGACGGCCTGACCGTGCTCGATCGCTGGCGCAAGGAGGGGATCAAGATCCCCGTATTGGTGCTGACGGCGCGCGACAGCTGGTCCGACAAGGTCGCCGGGCTCGACGCCGGCGCTGACGACTATCTCGCCAAGCCCTTCCAGACGGAGGAGCTGATCGCCCGCCTTCGCGCTCTTATCCGCCGCGCGTCCGGCAACGTAAGCTCGGAGCTCACCGCCGGCGACGTCCGCCTCGACACGCGCTCGGGCAAGGTGACCTTGGCGGGCGAGCCGGTGAAGCTCACCGCCCAGGAGTATAAGCTCCTGTCCTATCTCATGCATCACAAGGGCAAGGTGATCAGCCGCACCGAGCTCATCGAGCATATCTACGACCAGGATTTCGACCGGGATTCCAATACGATCGAGGTGTTCGTCACCCGCATCCGCAAGAAGCTCGGACCCGACGTCATCACGACCATCCGCGGCCTCGGCTATTCGCTGGAAGATCCCAACGGCTAG